A stretch of Orientia tsutsugamushi DNA encodes these proteins:
- a CDS encoding DUF2748 family protein: MSNLYHILHKLPAIEHEDMMVEYENLAQSLAQSGKLRVDAEPKINFVRLSEPSLNVNIAISNEELNDPKLQHHTKAMLVNIYKKIIEKDKVIHKVNQIVSVLQKKMAMQLAVEQDLLLKLARLFVQSAHPIVIHWLLLERVEVFISYSNQIGDVMDIATWKYAGQNSGMQSINGNNIAIYVSCGGNPFFFTQRYQEQSIYGDGWPAIARLQIIAAQELGHYADIYRDINANIVGRHSVNSSFTKAKPNVLHARRSDLSRCYKILQNLECLGLNHLIAYEKSVKFYRKNKVKGIKLLWARLLSFFYKQKLYFMIKQEDFIFVKVYKNEQYPGLMLKAMILDMISNLEPKAEVYKRDDPDAEEAIACVEALARVPQQVIKWGHITTMSIMQDLYYIYYKQVIPSLIDRYQYITGKTYMRNLNYVSQTLKYRIKKLWLFFKKTSLPSREV; this comes from the coding sequence ATGTCAAATTTATATCATATACTTCATAAACTACCAGCTATAGAACATGAAGACATGATGGTTGAATATGAAAATTTAGCTCAATCTTTAGCACAATCAGGAAAGCTACGAGTTGATGCTGAACCAAAAATCAATTTTGTTCGTTTATCTGAACCTAGCTTGAATGTTAATATTGCTATTTCAAATGAGGAGCTTAATGATCCTAAGCTTCAGCATCATACTAAAGCAATGCTAGTTAATATTTATAAGAAAATAATAGAAAAAGATAAAGTCATTCATAAAGTTAATCAGATAGTTAGTGTTTTACAGAAAAAAATGGCTATGCAGCTTGCAGTAGAACAGGATCTACTACTTAAATTAGCAAGGTTATTTGTACAATCAGCCCATCCAATAGTAATTCATTGGCTGCTATTAGAACGAGTAGAAGTATTTATATCCTATTCAAACCAGATAGGAGATGTTATGGATATTGCTACCTGGAAATATGCTGGTCAAAATAGTGGTATGCAAAGTATCAATGGAAATAATATAGCAATATATGTTTCATGTGGTGGTAATCCATTCTTTTTTACTCAACGCTATCAAGAGCAATCTATTTATGGCGATGGTTGGCCAGCGATAGCAAGACTGCAAATCATTGCAGCACAAGAATTGGGGCATTATGCTGATATTTACCGCGATATTAATGCTAATATTGTTGGCCGACATTCAGTTAATTCATCTTTTACAAAGGCTAAACCTAATGTTTTACATGCAAGGCGTAGCGATTTATCTAGATGCTATAAAATTCTACAAAACCTTGAGTGTTTAGGACTTAATCACTTAATTGCTTATGAAAAATCAGTAAAGTTTTATCGTAAAAATAAAGTTAAAGGAATTAAACTATTATGGGCTAGACTGTTAAGTTTTTTCTATAAGCAAAAGCTTTATTTCATGATTAAACAAGAAGATTTTATATTTGTTAAAGTATATAAAAATGAACAATATCCTGGGTTAATGTTAAAAGCAATGATTCTTGATATGATCTCAAACTTAGAACCAAAAGCTGAAGTCTATAAAAGAGATGATCCTGATGCTGAGGAAGCTATTGCTTGCGTTGAAGCTTTAGCTAGAGTGCCGCAGCAAGTAATAAAATGGGGACATATAACTACAATGTCAATAATGCAAGATCTGTATTATATTTACTATAAGCAGGTAATTCCATCATTAATTGATAGATATCAGTATATTACAGGAAAAACTTATATGCGAAATCTGAATTATGTTAGCCAAACTCTCAAATATAGAATAAAGAAATTATGGCTATTTTTTAAAAAAACTTCTTTACCTTCTCGTGAAGTTTAA
- the mnmA gene encoding tRNA 2-thiouridine(34) synthase MnmA produces the protein MLNLKVAKEQATIVVAMSGGVDSSTVAAILKEDGYNVIGITMQLYNHDTAINRKGACCAGQDIYDAKFVANQLQIPHYVLNYKDKFKESVIDNFIESYINGETPLPCVQCNQSVKFHDLLNFAKDLQADALVTGHYVRRIDTANGIELHKAVDSKKDQSYFLFATTKSQLQYLHFPLGNMTKDETRYHANRYGLHIADKPDSQDICFVADGAYHNVVAKLKPNAKKPGKIVHIDGYILGEHQGIINFTIGQRRRIGISFSDPLYVINIDAQQNIVYVGPESKLFKTTFMIHSLNWLGPGNMLVEPLDVEVKVRSTHSAVRAKLYPYSNSMVKVILNEPEKAIAPGQACVIYKGDLVLGGGWIAKEQTQS, from the coding sequence ATGTTGAATCTAAAAGTTGCAAAAGAACAAGCCACAATAGTAGTAGCAATGTCTGGAGGAGTAGATAGTTCTACTGTTGCTGCTATTTTAAAAGAAGATGGATATAACGTTATTGGTATTACTATGCAATTATATAATCATGATACAGCTATAAACAGAAAAGGAGCATGTTGTGCTGGTCAAGACATTTATGATGCTAAATTTGTAGCTAACCAGCTACAAATTCCACACTATGTGCTTAATTATAAAGATAAATTCAAAGAATCAGTAATTGATAATTTTATCGAATCATATATTAATGGTGAAACTCCATTACCTTGCGTTCAATGCAATCAATCAGTAAAATTTCATGATCTATTAAACTTTGCAAAAGATCTTCAGGCTGATGCATTAGTAACTGGGCATTATGTTAGGCGCATTGATACTGCTAATGGAATAGAACTACACAAAGCTGTTGATAGTAAAAAAGATCAGAGTTATTTTTTGTTTGCCACTACTAAATCTCAATTGCAATACCTACATTTCCCTTTAGGAAATATGACAAAAGATGAAACTAGGTATCATGCTAACAGGTATGGTCTACATATTGCAGATAAGCCTGATAGTCAGGATATTTGCTTTGTAGCTGATGGAGCATATCATAATGTTGTTGCAAAACTAAAGCCTAATGCTAAAAAGCCTGGTAAAATTGTACATATTGATGGGTACATTCTTGGTGAGCATCAAGGCATTATAAATTTTACTATAGGTCAAAGGCGTAGAATAGGAATAAGTTTTTCTGATCCACTATATGTTATTAACATTGATGCTCAGCAAAATATTGTATATGTTGGACCAGAGTCTAAGCTGTTTAAAACAACTTTTATGATTCATAGTTTGAACTGGCTAGGTCCAGGAAATATGCTGGTAGAACCACTAGATGTAGAAGTAAAGGTGCGATCTACTCACTCAGCTGTACGAGCCAAACTATATCCTTATAGTAATTCAATGGTAAAAGTTATTTTAAACGAACCTGAGAAGGCTATTGCACCAGGGCAAGCTTGTGTAATATATAAAGGTGATTTAGTGTTAGGAGGTGGATGGATTGCTAAAGAACAAACTCAAAGTTAA
- a CDS encoding ATP-binding protein: MQTILSQLISGAIRVNKGCQVDVIVRLFTSPYRKANEKDRILRFIVCNNGKGISQEKLQEINAKFSDLHSN, encoded by the coding sequence TTGCAAACTATACTTAGTCAATTAATAAGTGGGGCTATTAGAGTTAATAAAGGCTGTCAGGTTGATGTTATAGTTAGGTTATTTACTTCGCCGTATCGAAAGGCAAATGAAAAAGACAGAATATTAAGATTCATAGTATGTAATAACGGAAAAGGTATTTCACAAGAAAAACTACAAGAAATAAATGCAAAATTTTCTGATTTGCATTCAAATTAG
- a CDS encoding HD domain-containing protein, whose product MIDFYSESLINKLFETNIRFNTKIDLDRVEKAILYAKKYHCQQKRDTELYYTHPLKVAHMVSDHSFETDTIITAILHDTLEDTKVTKERIRYEFGANIAEHVSDLTRVRNNKKISAMEMIQILRSQNKTELLLIKLFDRFHNITTIFIKPPHKRQEIIFETQQEFIALAEYLKLPEIGERLSEYCKLHAS is encoded by the coding sequence ATGATAGATTTTTATAGTGAGAGCTTAATAAATAAGCTGTTTGAAACCAACATAAGATTTAACACCAAAATTGATCTTGATAGAGTTGAAAAAGCAATACTTTACGCTAAAAAATATCATTGCCAGCAAAAGAGAGATACAGAACTCTACTACACACATCCATTGAAAGTAGCTCACATGGTATCAGACCACAGCTTTGAAACAGATACAATTATTACTGCAATACTACATGATACACTTGAAGACACAAAAGTAACTAAAGAAAGAATAAGGTACGAATTTGGTGCTAATATTGCAGAACATGTTTCAGATCTCACAAGGGTTAGGAATAATAAGAAAATCAGTGCTATGGAAATGATACAAATATTACGCAGCCAAAATAAAACAGAACTATTACTGATCAAGCTTTTTGATAGATTCCATAATATTACAACTATATTCATCAAACCTCCTCACAAAAGGCAAGAAATAATATTTGAAACTCAGCAAGAATTTATAGCTCTTGCTGAATACCTTAAACTACCAGAGATTGGAGAACGCTTAAGCGAATATTGTAAACTTCATGCTAGCTAA
- a CDS encoding ankyrin repeat domain-containing protein — MILKSKTKYTLHSAIQDGDIKKVKQLINKDITLVNSKYKDGTTALSVALKYKNLPIAKILLNNEANVNAQDNDGHTALHLVVETIQVYYEFFEKYPTYCNDHIALLLKYNADVNIENNQGNTPLSDAVECKCVEPLAIMLKHNSTGINKKYDEGETLLHIAVRNKIIDIIQLLIDYGADIDAKDDNGMTTIDYAAKSGNADVFNFLMEQSVPWY; from the coding sequence ATGATATTAAAATCTAAGACTAAGTATACCTTACATAGCGCTATTCAAGATGGTGATATTAAAAAAGTGAAGCAGCTTATTAATAAGGATATTACACTTGTCAATTCAAAATATAAAGATGGCACTACTGCTTTATCTGTTGCTTTGAAATATAAGAATCTACCTATTGCTAAGATTTTGTTGAACAATGAAGCTAACGTAAACGCACAAGATAATGATGGGCACACTGCTTTACATCTTGTTGTTGAAACAATTCAAGTATATTATGAATTTTTCGAAAAATATCCTACCTATTGCAATGATCATATAGCATTACTGCTAAAATATAATGCTGATGTAAATATCGAGAATAATCAAGGTAATACACCTTTATCTGATGCTGTTGAATGCAAATGTGTAGAACCTTTAGCAATTATGCTAAAACATAATTCTACTGGTATTAATAAAAAATATGATGAAGGAGAAACGCTACTACATATTGCTGTTCGTAATAAAATCATAGATATTATACAGCTTTTGATTGATTATGGAGCAGATATTGATGCAAAAGATGATAACGGCATGACTACTATAGATTATGCTGCTAAAAGCGGTAATGCAGATGTATTCAACTTTCTAATGGAACAATCAGTCCCATGGTATTAG
- a CDS encoding sensor histidine kinase, whose protein sequence is MPIEDEGQNKINKLTEKLSTEGINSTTIKQIDSEMQKLYCQLEESEQVSINCIEWIQYFRLIVNNYDRKKVNIIASLNGMIFLFRQYIASTNVRIETFNIEPLINNTVIRMRKNFENENINLNVQNDIKPILIGDSFRIKAVISQLIGSAVINSSKNSKIIVNVNQNSEILQFIVQNIELSTSKEKLEKINAELENTNLVMYQELGEGLAFIKHLTHQMKGNLRVKEQNNYVTFSFDVPTIV, encoded by the coding sequence ATGCCTATTGAAGACGAAGGTCAAAATAAAATCAATAAATTAACCGAAAAATTATCCACAGAGGGAATTAATAGCACAACAATAAAACAGATAGATAGTGAAATGCAAAAACTATACTGCCAGCTAGAGGAATCTGAGCAAGTAAGCATAAATTGCATAGAGTGGATACAATATTTTAGGCTAATAGTAAATAACTACGACAGAAAAAAAGTAAATATAATAGCTTCTCTAAATGGAATGATTTTTTTATTTAGACAATACATAGCATCAACGAATGTAAGGATTGAAACATTTAATATAGAACCGCTAATAAATAATACCGTTATCAGAATGAGGAAAAATTTTGAGAATGAGAATATAAATCTAAATGTTCAAAATGACATAAAGCCGATTCTGATTGGAGACAGTTTCAGAATAAAAGCAGTAATAAGCCAGTTAATTGGTAGTGCGGTTATAAATAGTAGCAAGAATAGCAAGATTATTGTCAACGTCAATCAGAATTCAGAAATATTACAATTTATAGTACAAAACATAGAACTAAGCACTTCTAAAGAAAAATTAGAAAAAATAAATGCTGAACTAGAGAATACGAATTTGGTAATGTATCAAGAACTAGGAGAAGGATTAGCATTTATAAAACATCTTACACATCAGATGAAAGGAAATCTACGAGTTAAAGAGCAAAATAATTATGTAACTTTTTCATTTGATGTACCAACAATAGTTTGA
- a CDS encoding sensor histidine kinase — protein sequence MKEKKKTINKWMVQIPPIPITLVNGESENIDEYMEIITKLRKAKYQVEAAESLKEYCTDLIQEIKYRFNIATSEIVRLASEIMLNDSKNKDKLETILNRSANLQGYCNDVVYTLRSEIENENLCLKKFSIQKLVKDAVRRLEDIAKEKDIKINYNFQYKMKDIVIGNSDHLQAILSQLIGSVIRFNRSCQVIITVHLFTVKNYIKSDNILQFRIHDTGSSISKEKLGNIKAKLADFELVRDYPLMLESGLWFVNYLINQLNGEMEIESEKDKFTTITCNIPVQLF from the coding sequence ATGAAAGAAAAGAAGAAAACAATTAACAAATGGATGGTACAAATTCCTCCAATACCAATTACGTTGGTGAATGGAGAGAGTGAGAATATCGATGAATATATGGAAATAATAACAAAGCTAAGAAAAGCGAAGTATCAGGTCGAGGCAGCTGAATCATTGAAAGAATATTGTACAGATTTAATACAGGAGATTAAATATAGATTTAATATTGCAACGAGTGAAATTGTAAGGCTAGCAAGCGAGATCATGTTAAATGATTCGAAAAACAAAGATAAGCTGGAAACAATATTAAATCGATCAGCAAATCTCCAAGGGTACTGTAACGATGTAGTTTACACGCTTAGAAGCGAAATTGAGAATGAAAATTTATGTTTAAAAAAATTTAGCATACAAAAGCTAGTAAAGGATGCCGTTAGGCGACTAGAAGACATTGCAAAAGAGAAAGATATAAAAATTAATTACAATTTTCAGTACAAAATGAAGGATATTGTGATTGGAAATAGTGATCACTTACAAGCTATATTAAGTCAATTAATAGGGAGCGTCATTAGATTTAATCGCAGCTGCCAGGTTATAATTACAGTTCATTTGTTTACTGTAAAAAATTATATAAAAAGCGATAACATACTACAATTTAGAATACACGATACAGGAAGCAGTATTTCAAAAGAAAAATTAGGGAATATAAAAGCTAAATTAGCTGATTTTGAGTTGGTACGAGACTATCCACTAATGCTTGAATCAGGATTATGGTTTGTAAATTACCTTATTAATCAACTTAATGGAGAAATGGAAATAGAAAGCGAAAAAGACAAGTTTACAACCATTACTTGCAATATTCCAGTACAACTTTTTTAA
- a CDS encoding HD domain-containing protein has translation MIDFYSESLLNKLFETNVRFDTKIDLDKVEKAIFYAQKYHGQQKRDTGELYYTHPLEVAYMVSDYSFETDTIITAILHDTIEDTTLTKEKIVKVFGRKIAEQVSDLTRIKDNKKISSREMIQTFYRQNKTELLLIKLFDRFHNIQTVSIKPYEKRQEIILETQQEFIPLAEYLKLPEIAIELNKYCKLYAT, from the coding sequence ATGATAGACTTTTATAGCGAAAGCTTACTAAATAAGCTGTTTGAAACCAACGTAAGATTTGACACTAAAATTGATCTTGATAAAGTTGAAAAAGCAATATTTTATGCCCAAAAATATCATGGTCAGCAAAAGAGAGATACAGGAGAACTATACTACACACATCCATTAGAAGTAGCTTATATGGTATCAGACTACAGCTTTGAAACAGATACGATTATTACAGCAATACTACATGATACTATCGAAGACACAACACTAACCAAAGAAAAGATTGTTAAGGTATTCGGTAGAAAAATTGCGGAACAGGTTTCAGATCTCACCAGGATTAAGGATAATAAAAAAATCAGTTCTAGAGAGATGATTCAAACATTTTATAGACAAAATAAAACAGAACTATTATTAATTAAGCTTTTCGACCGATTCCATAATATTCAGACTGTATCAATAAAACCTTATGAAAAAAGACAAGAAATCATACTAGAAACGCAGCAAGAATTTATACCTCTTGCTGAATATCTTAAATTACCAGAAATTGCTATAGAGCTAAATAAATACTGTAAGCTGTATGCTACCTAA
- a CDS encoding Rpn family recombination-promoting nuclease/putative transposase translates to MHLSRFLDPKNDVAFKKIFGSEKNKDILIHFLNDILLFEGNRKIIEVEFLGTILDADIASKKESIVDVLCKDKNGAQYIIEMQVDPTQGFEKRAQYYAAKAYGRQPNRGKEGKYSDLKEVIFIAIADYKLFPNKEDYISRHVILDKKTYEHDLKDFSFTFIELPKFKKNRVEELNDITEKWCYFFKHAKETTLDGYNKIIGEDLIIKRAYEALDQFNWSEDELITYEQELKRIWDNKAVEDYKLERAKAEGKAEGKAEGKAEGKAEGKAEGIKLGEIKGKAEGIKLGEIKGKAEGEAKAKKDFAIKLLKSELSVETIAEYTDLSIQEVLNLKNSVK, encoded by the coding sequence ATGCATTTATCAAGATTTTTAGATCCAAAGAATGATGTAGCATTTAAAAAGATATTTGGATCAGAAAAAAACAAGGACATACTAATACATTTTCTGAACGATATATTGTTGTTTGAAGGGAATAGAAAAATAATAGAAGTAGAGTTTTTAGGAACGATATTAGATGCAGACATAGCGTCTAAAAAAGAATCAATAGTAGATGTTTTGTGTAAAGATAAAAACGGTGCGCAATATATAATAGAAATGCAAGTAGATCCTACACAAGGATTTGAAAAAAGAGCACAGTATTATGCCGCAAAAGCATATGGTAGGCAACCAAATAGAGGGAAGGAAGGAAAATACTCAGACCTAAAGGAGGTTATATTTATAGCTATAGCAGATTATAAATTGTTTCCAAATAAAGAAGACTATATATCAAGGCATGTAATATTGGATAAAAAGACATATGAGCATGATCTAAAGGACTTTTCATTTACCTTTATAGAATTACCAAAATTTAAAAAAAATAGAGTGGAAGAGTTAAATGATATAACAGAGAAGTGGTGCTATTTTTTTAAACATGCAAAAGAAACAACATTAGATGGATATAATAAAATAATAGGTGAAGATTTAATAATAAAAAGAGCGTATGAGGCATTAGATCAGTTTAATTGGAGTGAAGACGAACTAATAACCTATGAACAAGAGTTAAAGCGTATATGGGATAATAAAGCAGTAGAAGATTATAAACTCGAACGCGCTAAAGCTGAAGGTAAAGCTGAAGGTAAAGCTGAAGGTAAAGCTGAAGGTAAAGCTGAAGGTAAAGCTGAAGGCATAAAGCTAGGTGAGATTAAAGGTAAAGCTGAAGGCATAAAGCTAGGTGAGATTAAAGGTAAAGCTGAAGGTGAAGCTAAAGCAAAAAAAGATTTTGCAATAAAATTATTGAAATCTGAATTATCAGTTGAGACAATTGCTGAATATACGGATTTATCAATACAAGAAGTATTAAATTTAAAAAATAGTGTAAAATAA
- the ltrA gene encoding group II intron reverse transcriptase/maturase: MLNANVTIETKDNFKKIYWHSIDWKEIIQKVNNLRRRIYRASANGNMKLVRNLQRLMLKSRANRLLAIRRVTQINKGRKSPGIDKIVVKTDKERSLLMEKLADNNLSSVKPIKRVYIPKSNGESRPLGLPTILDRCRQAVVKSALEPYWEAKFEGCSYGFRPGRSAHDAIQRISGIIRHGTNRNWILDADIKGAFDNIDHNFLLKIIGNFPARNWIQAWLKSGVMQDYQIIKTTAGTPQGGLISPLLLNITLHGMSDILNIIYNKYDHLYSKSEYALVRYADDFVVCAKSESSCIRAKSIINDWLSIRGLELSKEKTRILHINEGFDFLGFNIRQYKTNSTRRGVALLVKPSKDSIKSFKKRMSIEWKKSFSWNIDRIIDNLNSKIFGWCSYFNKVVSKKIFSNLDCWMWIRQARFACRKHPKKSWEWLKKKYWGRIKGRNDNWVFMNKDLYLWKLQWTTIKRHILVKGKSSPDNSKLREYWHKRQADSPKYLFKSRQILWRRQKGKCLVCFDLIDNGESVHVHHITPIRCGGTDHINNLCLLHENCHRQVHSNRGQLIAAVCKLLEPYAE; encoded by the coding sequence ATGCTAAACGCAAATGTAACAATTGAGACTAAAGATAATTTCAAGAAAATCTATTGGCATTCAATAGACTGGAAAGAAATTATACAAAAGGTTAATAATCTTCGTAGACGTATTTATAGGGCATCTGCAAATGGTAATATGAAGTTAGTACGTAACTTACAAAGATTGATGTTAAAATCAAGAGCAAATAGGTTACTTGCTATAAGACGTGTTACTCAAATCAACAAAGGACGAAAAAGTCCTGGAATTGATAAAATAGTTGTTAAGACAGATAAAGAAAGGAGTCTGTTGATGGAAAAGTTAGCAGATAATAATCTATCATCTGTAAAACCGATTAAGCGTGTATACATACCAAAAAGTAATGGCGAATCTAGACCTTTAGGCTTGCCAACTATTTTGGATAGGTGTAGACAGGCTGTTGTAAAATCAGCACTTGAACCATATTGGGAAGCTAAGTTTGAAGGTTGCAGCTATGGCTTTAGACCTGGACGTAGCGCTCACGATGCAATACAGAGAATATCTGGTATTATTCGACATGGAACCAATAGAAATTGGATATTAGATGCTGATATTAAAGGAGCATTTGATAATATTGATCATAATTTTCTTTTGAAAATTATAGGAAATTTCCCTGCTCGTAATTGGATTCAAGCATGGCTTAAATCTGGTGTAATGCAGGATTATCAAATTATCAAAACAACAGCTGGTACTCCACAAGGTGGATTAATTTCTCCATTACTTTTAAACATAACTCTTCATGGAATGAGTGATATACTTAATATTATCTATAATAAGTATGATCACCTATATTCTAAATCCGAATATGCTTTAGTGAGATACGCTGATGATTTTGTCGTTTGCGCTAAGTCAGAAAGCTCATGTATCAGAGCCAAAAGTATTATTAATGATTGGTTAAGTATTAGAGGCTTAGAATTGTCAAAGGAAAAAACCAGGATACTTCATATTAATGAAGGTTTTGATTTCCTTGGATTTAATATTCGACAATATAAAACCAATAGTACAAGAAGAGGTGTAGCTCTACTAGTTAAACCGTCTAAAGACTCTATAAAGTCGTTTAAAAAACGAATGTCAATAGAATGGAAAAAAAGTTTCTCATGGAATATTGATAGAATAATTGATAATCTAAATTCTAAAATATTTGGATGGTGCAGTTATTTCAACAAAGTTGTGTCCAAGAAAATTTTTTCCAATTTAGACTGTTGGATGTGGATTCGACAAGCAAGATTTGCATGTAGAAAACATCCTAAAAAATCCTGGGAATGGCTTAAGAAAAAGTATTGGGGTCGCATTAAAGGCAGAAATGATAATTGGGTCTTTATGAATAAAGATCTATATCTATGGAAATTACAATGGACAACGATTAAACGACATATTCTTGTTAAAGGTAAATCTTCTCCTGATAATTCAAAACTTAGAGAATATTGGCATAAACGTCAGGCTGATAGCCCTAAGTATTTGTTTAAATCTAGGCAGATTCTTTGGCGTAGACAAAAGGGTAAATGTCTTGTTTGTTTTGATTTAATAGATAATGGTGAAAGTGTTCATGTACATCATATAACACCTATAAGATGTGGTGGCACTGACCATATTAACAATTTGTGCTTATTGCATGAAAACTGCCATCGACAAGTACACAGTAATCGCGGACAACTTATTGCAGCTGTTTGTAAATTGCTTGAGCCGTATGCGGAGTAA
- a CDS encoding MobA/MobL family protein — translation MRIGIEMAIQFTRIEFLSRSKGGDSCRKAAYNARTIVKNENTGIKYNFSRKKDNVYHTVLIPDYVKQEFKNIQTLMNEVERTAKKDNSQLLKDIVIALPDEKELNLEHRIELTHQIVDEMEWVQKGIGVQIDIHKPQTGDKNWHVHILLTMRRFREDGTGLGDIAVDLNPKIITVNGKKVVIKDPEMIHERVKK, via the coding sequence GTGAGAATTGGTATTGAGATGGCGATACAGTTTACAAGGATTGAATTTTTAAGTAGAAGTAAAGGAGGTGATAGTTGTCGTAAGGCAGCGTATAATGCAAGAACTATTGTTAAAAACGAGAATACAGGTATAAAGTATAACTTCTCTCGTAAGAAAGATAACGTATATCATACAGTGCTGATACCGGATTATGTAAAACAAGAATTCAAGAATATTCAAACATTAATGAATGAGGTAGAACGAACAGCCAAAAAAGACAACAGCCAGTTGTTGAAGGATATAGTAATAGCATTGCCAGACGAGAAGGAGCTAAATTTAGAGCATAGAATAGAACTAACTCATCAAATAGTTGATGAAATGGAATGGGTGCAAAAAGGTATTGGAGTACAGATAGACATTCATAAGCCTCAAACAGGAGATAAAAACTGGCATGTACATATATTGCTTACTATGAGAAGATTTAGAGAAGATGGAACTGGTTTAGGAGATATAGCAGTAGATTTAAACCCAAAAATCATAACAGTTAATGGCAAAAAGGTTGTTATTAAAGATCCCGAGATGATTCATGAAAGAGTAAAGAAATAA